Proteins from a genomic interval of Oceanispirochaeta crateris:
- a CDS encoding D-alanyl-D-alanine carboxypeptidase family protein — MIFKKISIYLFIIGFSFMTSMLFADSKAQEDLEQELTAQAAVLMDFNTGRILFEKNGNQVIPPASMTKVMTLFLTYEALEEGRIHKEDLITIDEAGSSFSRPPFSSLMLLEEGQQVTVLDLMKGLAVASGNDAAYALAHILGPGKEAFVDKMNAKARELGLKNTRFVDPDGWSEFDAVSPLDFASLGRAYIQEYPEALVELHSLQFIVYPLPENLPDNVDFRIQVPRKKLNTNILLGKYEGLDGLKTGYIDESGFNFTGTAFRGGQRLIAVIMGIHSESYYQGIRRRADETELLLDYGFNEFYPQFPKAPELQNLRVWFSRDEYIQPQVSEGPAVMMRKDEMNSVYSQIHINDDLKAPISAGTGIGRVDYYLEGTFLGSSDVQISHDVEEGSIYQRVRDSLIRWWEKRSS; from the coding sequence ATGATTTTTAAGAAAATAAGCATTTATCTGTTCATTATCGGGTTTTCCTTTATGACATCTATGCTCTTTGCAGACTCGAAGGCTCAAGAGGACTTAGAACAGGAATTAACTGCTCAAGCCGCGGTTTTGATGGACTTCAATACGGGACGGATTCTTTTTGAAAAGAATGGGAATCAAGTCATACCCCCGGCTTCCATGACAAAGGTTATGACTCTCTTTTTAACCTATGAGGCCCTAGAGGAAGGACGAATACATAAAGAGGATCTAATTACAATTGATGAAGCAGGATCATCCTTTTCTAGACCACCCTTTTCATCTCTCATGCTCCTGGAAGAGGGACAACAAGTTACAGTTCTGGACTTAATGAAAGGGTTGGCTGTGGCTTCGGGCAATGATGCAGCCTACGCCCTGGCTCATATTCTTGGACCTGGAAAAGAGGCCTTTGTTGATAAAATGAATGCTAAAGCTAGAGAGCTGGGACTCAAAAATACGAGATTTGTCGATCCCGATGGATGGAGTGAATTTGATGCTGTCAGTCCGTTGGATTTTGCTAGCCTGGGCCGTGCCTATATACAAGAATATCCCGAAGCCCTTGTAGAGCTCCATTCCCTCCAGTTTATAGTCTACCCCCTTCCTGAAAATTTGCCTGATAATGTCGATTTCCGTATCCAGGTGCCCCGTAAAAAGTTGAATACAAATATTCTTCTTGGAAAATATGAAGGTCTTGATGGTTTAAAAACCGGTTATATCGATGAGTCGGGTTTTAATTTCACGGGGACAGCCTTCCGGGGAGGGCAGCGTCTTATTGCCGTTATCATGGGGATACATAGTGAGAGTTATTACCAGGGAATCAGAAGAAGAGCGGACGAAACTGAACTCCTTTTGGACTACGGTTTCAACGAGTTCTATCCTCAATTTCCCAAAGCCCCAGAACTTCAGAATCTGAGAGTCTGGTTCAGCCGTGACGAATATATCCAGCCACAGGTTAGCGAGGGCCCTGCTGTCATGATGAGAAAGGATGAAATGAATTCTGTGTACTCTCAGATACACATCAATGATGATCTTAAGGCACCCATCTCTGCCGGAACAGGCATTGGGAGGGTCGATTACTATTTAGAAGGTACCTTTTTGGGGTCTTCTGATGTTCAGATATCTCATGATGTGGAAGAAGGGTCCATATATCAACGGGTGAGAGACTCTTTAATCAGATGGTGGGAGAAGCGTTCATCCTGA
- a CDS encoding M18 family aminopeptidase, with product MDQTVKSLLDFLNSSPTAYHGTAETVKKLEEAGFTSLDESTNWELKPQRGYYIVRNSSSLIAFHTGDLDLTGGCFRIVTAHTDSPTFRLKEGVLNDKSGMLTMGVEVMGGPIFSTWLDRDLAIAGRVLFKKEGSVGSLLYRNPERKVLIPNPPIHLNKTANKGFVYNAQNHLNCIIQSSRRENGAHKVESFYDLIAQDLNLNVKDILDTDLVLYDTQEASLTSWKQEFFSSGRIDNLAMCHASVEALISTKGQKGIAVAALFDNEETGSKTPHGADSSFLEQVLERIVLAAGGNREQFMVLCSSSFIISADAAHGVHPNFSDLYDEDFTPQINGGPAIKKNAGWNYASTGETSSIFKMICEKADVPYQMYINRSDRPTGKTLGPLTAARLGIPAVDVGNPLWSMHSIRETAGVNDHCYMIRAFETHYSET from the coding sequence ATGGATCAGACTGTCAAATCTCTCCTGGATTTTCTGAATTCATCTCCCACAGCCTATCATGGTACGGCAGAGACGGTAAAAAAACTTGAAGAAGCCGGTTTTACCTCGCTGGATGAGTCGACCAATTGGGAACTGAAGCCGCAACGTGGCTATTATATAGTGCGAAACAGCAGTTCTCTCATTGCTTTTCACACAGGGGATCTAGATTTGACAGGGGGCTGTTTCAGAATTGTCACAGCCCATACAGACAGTCCTACCTTCAGATTGAAGGAAGGTGTTTTGAATGATAAATCCGGAATGCTAACCATGGGGGTCGAAGTGATGGGGGGGCCAATTTTTTCGACATGGCTGGATCGGGATCTGGCTATTGCCGGAAGAGTCCTCTTTAAAAAAGAGGGGAGTGTTGGCTCTCTCTTGTATAGAAATCCGGAACGGAAGGTTCTGATTCCCAATCCACCCATCCACCTGAATAAGACAGCCAACAAAGGCTTTGTCTATAATGCACAAAATCATTTAAACTGCATTATACAAAGTAGCAGGAGAGAGAATGGTGCTCATAAGGTGGAGTCTTTCTATGATTTGATTGCTCAGGATTTAAATCTCAATGTCAAGGATATCCTTGATACCGATTTGGTTCTCTATGACACGCAAGAAGCGTCTCTCACATCCTGGAAACAGGAGTTTTTCTCCTCGGGAAGGATTGACAATCTGGCTATGTGCCATGCCTCTGTTGAGGCACTTATAAGTACAAAAGGTCAGAAGGGCATAGCAGTTGCGGCTCTTTTTGATAATGAAGAAACTGGTAGTAAAACACCCCATGGAGCGGATTCTTCATTTCTGGAGCAAGTCCTGGAACGTATTGTCCTAGCCGCTGGTGGGAATCGAGAACAGTTCATGGTCCTGTGTTCTTCCTCCTTTATCATTTCTGCAGATGCAGCTCATGGCGTTCATCCCAATTTTTCAGATCTATATGATGAAGATTTTACACCACAGATAAACGGGGGACCGGCTATTAAGAAAAATGCAGGCTGGAATTATGCCTCTACGGGGGAAACATCATCTATTTTTAAAATGATTTGCGAAAAAGCAGATGTTCCCTATCAAATGTACATTAACAGATCAGATCGTCCCACCGGAAAAACTCTGGGACCATTGACCGCTGCCCGTCTGGGTATCCCCGCCGTTGATGTGGGGAATCCCCTATGGAGTATGCACAGTATCCGTGAGACGGCCGGAGTAAATGATCACTGCTATATGATTCGTGCATTTGAAACACATTATTCCGAAACTTAA
- a CDS encoding Bax inhibitor-1/YccA family protein, whose amino-acid sequence MNQTFTGAGSRQTAQDRTILKNVYLWMTAGLFLTAIVARAFLVTGLYRIVFTNPILMFGLIIAQLVLVFRLSSKINTMTVGAAITTFGVYASLNGINMSSIFLMYNLGTITNAFVSTAALFGAMSIWAVTTKKDLSGWGHYLMMGLVGLIIASLINMFLRSSGMSYLISYVGVLLFTGLTAYDTQKIKNMSRSMSYSVDEGQFVKLSILGALILYLDFINMFLFILRLMGRRD is encoded by the coding sequence ATGAACCAGACTTTTACCGGTGCCGGCAGCCGACAGACAGCTCAGGATCGAACAATATTAAAAAATGTTTATCTATGGATGACTGCAGGCCTTTTTCTTACAGCTATTGTCGCCAGGGCTTTCCTCGTGACCGGTCTTTACAGAATCGTGTTTACTAACCCGATCCTCATGTTCGGCCTCATTATTGCACAACTTGTCCTCGTGTTTAGGCTCTCAAGCAAGATCAATACCATGACCGTTGGCGCAGCCATTACGACCTTTGGGGTCTATGCCAGTTTGAACGGCATCAACATGTCTTCGATTTTTCTGATGTATAACCTGGGAACCATCACAAATGCCTTTGTTTCCACGGCGGCTCTTTTTGGGGCAATGAGTATCTGGGCAGTCACTACAAAAAAAGATCTTTCCGGCTGGGGACATTATTTGATGATGGGACTCGTAGGATTGATTATTGCTTCGCTGATTAATATGTTTCTTAGAAGCAGCGGTATGTCCTATCTTATCTCCTATGTGGGTGTTCTTCTTTTTACAGGATTGACGGCCTATGATACTCAAAAAATTAAGAATATGAGCCGCAGTATGTCTTATTCCGTAGATGAAGGACAATTTGTCAAACTCTCCATATTGGGAGCTCTCATCCTCTATCTGGATTTTATAAATATGTTTCTCTTTATTCTCAGACTCATGGGAAGAAGGGACTAA
- a CDS encoding ABC transporter substrate-binding protein has product MKKIMMLFLCVFSLSTFTFASGQTESVTSSQDEMAKPIKIGITKIVAHPALDALEQGAMEVILESYPDAQFDLQNANGDMNTASSIAQKFKADKVDLAIGIATPTAQALANTLKTTPVLYSAVTDPVDAGLVDSYDKGGAYITGISDMTPVKDQIALLASLTEIKTLGHIYTSSEANAVRLAEMAKEACEELGIEFVETTVTNSAEVKQAVLSIIGKVDGIYISTDNTVVSALSAVSDVTTRAGIPIMSADPSSAEENQILIAWGFDYYKMGQAAGRMAVEVLGGKKTADIPTGFMTSVEDIDLMINLDLAAELGITIPADLQEKAATLVKNGEIIKQ; this is encoded by the coding sequence ATGAAAAAAATTATGATGCTGTTCCTTTGCGTTTTCAGTCTATCCACATTTACATTTGCCTCTGGCCAGACCGAATCCGTCACATCATCTCAAGACGAGATGGCAAAACCAATTAAAATCGGAATCACAAAGATTGTCGCTCATCCAGCACTAGATGCACTGGAACAAGGGGCCATGGAAGTCATTCTTGAAAGCTATCCAGATGCTCAGTTTGACCTGCAGAATGCCAACGGAGATATGAATACAGCCTCTTCTATAGCCCAGAAGTTTAAGGCCGACAAGGTAGATCTGGCCATTGGGATTGCAACACCAACGGCTCAGGCCCTGGCAAATACTCTTAAAACAACACCGGTTCTTTACAGTGCGGTCACAGATCCTGTTGATGCAGGCCTGGTCGACAGCTATGACAAGGGAGGAGCCTATATTACAGGGATTTCCGACATGACTCCTGTAAAAGATCAGATTGCCCTTCTAGCCTCTCTGACAGAAATAAAAACACTGGGGCATATCTACACCAGCAGCGAAGCCAATGCGGTGAGACTGGCAGAAATGGCTAAAGAGGCCTGTGAAGAACTGGGAATAGAGTTTGTTGAAACGACAGTAACCAATTCTGCCGAAGTCAAGCAGGCTGTTCTGTCAATTATAGGAAAAGTAGACGGGATCTATATCAGTACGGATAACACAGTTGTTTCTGCCCTGTCCGCAGTATCAGATGTGACAACAAGAGCCGGAATACCCATTATGTCTGCCGATCCCAGTTCTGCTGAAGAAAATCAGATACTCATTGCCTGGGGATTTGATTACTATAAAATGGGACAAGCCGCCGGCCGTATGGCTGTAGAAGTTCTGGGAGGAAAGAAAACAGCCGATATTCCCACTGGTTTTATGACAAGTGTAGAAGACATCGACCTAATGATCAATCTTGATCTTGCAGCGGAACTTGGAATTACCATACCTGCTGATCTTCAAGAAAAAGCAGCGACTCTGGTTAAAAACGGAGAAATCATCAAGCAATAA
- a CDS encoding ABC transporter permease yields the protein MIEGILVEGLIFGILALGVFITFRILDFPDLTVDGSFPLGAVTAGSCLQAGMHPLLALILAFVAGAAAGTVTAVIHNKLKVPNLLAGILTMTMLYSVNIRVLGNRANLPLLKLRTIIDDVMVLSEPLMSYTIALLLFFLIVFFMIKFLLDIFFMTDMGLSMGAMGNNEQMIITLGVNPDTMKIIGLSLSNGLVGLSGALFAQYQGFADVNLGQGIVVSGLAMVMLGEFLIRSNKIYFLTFRVLLGAILFKAIMFYGRYYGYYIHLTPNDLKLITGLLIILSLTISKMKNRDLLKPFRGKK from the coding sequence ATGATTGAAGGGATTTTAGTTGAAGGTCTCATATTTGGTATTCTGGCTTTGGGTGTTTTTATAACCTTCAGAATCCTGGATTTTCCCGATCTGACTGTTGATGGAAGTTTTCCCCTGGGAGCCGTTACAGCAGGAAGCTGTTTGCAAGCAGGAATGCATCCTCTTCTGGCTCTCATCCTCGCATTTGTGGCCGGTGCAGCCGCGGGAACCGTGACCGCCGTTATTCATAATAAATTGAAGGTTCCCAATTTACTGGCTGGGATTCTGACAATGACCATGCTCTACTCCGTAAACATCCGGGTTTTGGGCAACAGAGCCAATCTTCCCCTCTTAAAGTTGCGCACCATCATTGACGACGTCATGGTTCTTTCAGAACCTCTTATGTCTTATACAATAGCCCTTTTACTATTCTTTCTCATTGTCTTTTTTATGATTAAATTCCTCCTGGATATATTTTTCATGACTGATATGGGTCTATCCATGGGTGCCATGGGTAATAACGAGCAGATGATTATAACTCTGGGTGTGAATCCAGACACGATGAAGATCATTGGCCTGAGCCTTTCAAATGGCCTCGTTGGTCTCTCGGGAGCCCTATTTGCCCAGTACCAGGGGTTTGCCGATGTAAATCTGGGACAGGGTATTGTTGTTTCAGGTCTGGCCATGGTCATGCTGGGAGAATTCCTGATAAGATCAAACAAAATCTATTTTCTTACTTTTCGTGTGCTCTTGGGTGCCATTCTATTCAAAGCCATTATGTTTTATGGCCGTTACTATGGATACTATATCCATTTAACACCTAACGACCTCAAATTGATCACAGGTCTTCTCATCATTCTGTCTCTGACCATTTCAAAAATGAAGAATAGAGACTTACTCAAGCCATTCAGAGGTAAAAAATGA
- a CDS encoding ABC transporter ATP-binding protein has product MIDIQNLNMIFGEGTPNRNHVLKDVNLNVKKGDFITIVGSNGAGKTTLYNALSGHDPVFSGKISFNGIDVTSMAEYKRASFIGRIFQNPLLGTAGNMSIEDNMVIAAYKGIKKVKRTLNKKKRDEFITLLTRLEMDLENRLKDNVALLSGGQRQALTLLMMVMSRPELILLDEHTAALDPRNAAKVMELTLQFIQEYDLTAMMITHNMQHAIDYGNRLIMMDKGEIIMDIQGEEKDGLTVKALVKKFHHIRKEEFLNDEALLS; this is encoded by the coding sequence ATGATAGACATTCAAAATCTCAATATGATCTTCGGAGAAGGTACTCCCAACAGAAATCACGTTTTAAAAGATGTGAACCTTAACGTTAAAAAGGGAGATTTTATCACCATTGTTGGCTCAAATGGCGCCGGTAAAACAACCCTCTATAATGCCCTTTCAGGACATGATCCCGTCTTTTCCGGGAAGATTTCATTTAACGGTATTGATGTAACATCCATGGCTGAATATAAAAGAGCCTCTTTTATCGGCAGAATCTTTCAAAACCCCCTCTTGGGAACAGCAGGCAATATGTCCATCGAAGACAATATGGTCATTGCCGCTTACAAGGGAATCAAAAAAGTAAAAAGAACCCTGAATAAGAAAAAAAGAGATGAATTTATTACACTGCTGACCCGGCTAGAGATGGACCTGGAAAACCGATTGAAAGACAATGTAGCCCTGCTCTCGGGTGGTCAAAGACAGGCTCTCACTCTGCTGATGATGGTAATGTCCCGTCCCGAGCTGATTCTTCTAGACGAACATACGGCAGCATTGGACCCCAGGAACGCCGCAAAAGTCATGGAGCTGACTCTTCAATTTATCCAGGAATACGATCTTACAGCCATGATGATCACCCATAATATGCAGCATGCCATTGATTATGGAAACAGATTGATCATGATGGATAAGGGTGAAATTATCATGGATATTCAAGGTGAAGAAAAAGATGGATTGACTGTGAAAGCTCTTGTCAAAAAGTTTCATCATATCCGAAAAGAGGAATTCCTCAATGATGAAGCCCTGTTAAGTTAA